The window GGTGATGCGGTTCTGGCTGTCGGGCTTCTCGGCGCTGGCTCCGGAAAGGAACATGCGCAGAAAGTCACGGGCCTGCTTGTTTGTCAGGGGGGCCTCACGGATGCGCTCGTGGATGCGCTCGAACTCGTCGGTGGCGAAGACATAGAGGCAGCGCTCCTGACCGCGGGTGACCACCACGCCGGCTCCGAGGTCGTCGCGGAACTTGGCGGGCAGGATGACGCGGCCCTTGTCGTCGAGCTTCGGAGTGTGCGTTCCGAGCAACATCGCCGATCACCCCCCTTCGTCCGGCCCCCCGTGAGGTTTCACGCCACTTTACTCCACTCTCCTCCACTTCACCACCACCACACCGTCGTTTCCCCCACCGACGCTCCCCCACGCCCTTCCGGCGCAGAAAACGGCACAAAAAAAGACACCGACCCGAGGGTCGGTGTCTGGTGTGCGCCCGGTGTACGTCCGGGCGGGTCAGCGTTCTTCTTGTCGGCGATCCCACCGGTCGTTCATGCGGTCCATGAATGACGGAGCGGGCTTGCCTGCTGCGGGCGCATCCGAGCGCTCTCGCTGCCCCCGGCTGCCTCGGGCCGGTGTGACCGCGAGCACGACTCCGCCGAGCATCAGCACGAAGCCGATCACCCCGACGAAGACGAGCGGAACGGCGACGCCGGCGATCAGGCCGCCGAGGCCGATCAGCACCAATACGCTGCCGTACACGATGTTGCGGTAGCTGAGGGCGCGGCCATCGCGCGACGCGTGCACGACATCGGCGTCGTTTTGCATGAGATGGCGTTCCATCTCGTCGAGCAGACGCTGCTCTTGTTCGGAGAGTGGCATGCATCCCCCTCGGGTGAACTG is drawn from Microbacterium protaetiae and contains these coding sequences:
- the mraZ gene encoding division/cell wall cluster transcriptional repressor MraZ produces the protein MLLGTHTPKLDDKGRVILPAKFRDDLGAGVVVTRGQERCLYVFATDEFERIHERIREAPLTNKQARDFLRMFLSGASAEKPDSQNRITLPVPLRTYAGLQKELVVTGVGAHAEIWDADAWNAYAESNETAYAEMEQEVIPGLF
- a CDS encoding DUF3040 domain-containing protein; its protein translation is MPLSEQEQRLLDEMERHLMQNDADVVHASRDGRALSYRNIVYGSVLVLIGLGGLIAGVAVPLVFVGVIGFVLMLGGVVLAVTPARGSRGQRERSDAPAAGKPAPSFMDRMNDRWDRRQEER